In Enterobacter cloacae, the following are encoded in one genomic region:
- a CDS encoding methyl-accepting chemotaxis protein, which produces MQMLRNFTIRFVMLTILGIFCLMWAGVGLYSSWSLSRVSDGNEVDRQLVQQMTVLSQGNDQYFRFVTRLSRAMETKAAGGTPDLASAQQALNNMSKKLEEMKAISPGPMDEQVSAQVISTWQALLDQGITPQMQQAQQASLDGYRQQANNVTPPLSRAFGAAAESFNKAAGDRLDSTRVVVDSLTNVTRTVIITATIIGLLILLFTDRYLVAMLVKPLNRIRHQFSQIAQGDLSHPIESFGRNCVGQLVPLLSAMQDSLREAVSTIRSGSENIWRGATEISSGNNDLSSRTEEQAAALEETAASMEQLTATVKLNAESARQASQLADVASTTASRGGSLVDDVVTTMSGISDSSRKIAEITNVINSIAFQTNILALNAAVEAARAGEQGRGFAVVAGEVRNLASRSANAAKEIEGLIADSVSRVEQGAKLVNDTGTTMEAILRAVTEVTTIMKQIASASEEQSKGISQVGVAISQMDGVTQQNASLVEQVSAAASALERQTEELQRSVQKFRLSAQEPQNVVTAAPLKTPARAADTRTSTPDDWVSF; this is translated from the coding sequence ATGCAGATGCTTCGTAATTTCACGATCCGCTTCGTCATGCTGACGATACTGGGGATCTTTTGTTTAATGTGGGCGGGCGTCGGCCTGTATAGCTCCTGGTCTCTGTCCCGGGTTTCCGATGGCAATGAGGTTGATCGTCAGTTGGTTCAGCAGATGACGGTGCTCAGCCAGGGTAACGATCAGTACTTCCGTTTCGTCACACGCCTGAGCCGTGCGATGGAAACCAAAGCCGCTGGCGGTACGCCAGACCTGGCTTCTGCTCAGCAGGCGCTGAACAACATGAGTAAAAAGCTTGAAGAGATGAAGGCTATCTCACCAGGCCCGATGGATGAACAGGTTTCCGCGCAGGTGATCAGTACCTGGCAGGCGTTGCTCGATCAGGGTATTACACCGCAGATGCAGCAGGCACAGCAGGCGTCGCTGGATGGCTATCGTCAGCAGGCCAATAACGTCACGCCGCCGCTGAGCCGTGCATTCGGAGCAGCAGCAGAGAGCTTTAACAAAGCCGCAGGTGACAGACTCGACAGCACCCGCGTGGTGGTGGACAGCCTGACCAACGTGACCCGCACGGTTATCATCACCGCCACCATCATCGGCCTGTTGATCCTGCTCTTCACCGACCGCTACCTGGTTGCGATGCTGGTGAAACCGCTGAATCGCATCCGCCATCAGTTCAGCCAGATTGCACAGGGCGATCTCAGCCATCCGATTGAATCGTTTGGCCGCAACTGCGTGGGACAATTGGTTCCTCTGCTCAGCGCCATGCAGGACAGCCTGCGTGAAGCGGTCAGCACCATCCGTTCCGGCAGTGAAAATATCTGGCGCGGTGCGACGGAGATCTCCAGCGGTAACAACGATCTCTCTTCCCGTACCGAAGAGCAGGCCGCCGCGCTGGAAGAGACCGCCGCCAGCATGGAGCAACTGACGGCCACGGTGAAGCTGAATGCGGAAAGTGCGCGTCAGGCCAGCCAGCTGGCGGATGTCGCCTCCACGACGGCCAGCCGTGGCGGCTCGCTGGTGGATGATGTGGTGACCACCATGAGCGGTATTTCCGATAGCTCCAGGAAAATTGCTGAAATTACCAACGTGATTAACAGCATCGCCTTCCAGACCAATATTCTGGCCCTCAACGCCGCGGTAGAAGCAGCGCGAGCGGGTGAACAGGGGCGTGGTTTCGCCGTAGTGGCAGGCGAGGTGCGTAACCTGGCAAGCCGCAGTGCAAACGCGGCAAAAGAGATCGAAGGGCTGATTGCTGATTCCGTTTCCCGCGTCGAGCAGGGGGCGAAGCTGGTGAACGACACGGGTACCACGATGGAGGCCATTCTGCGTGCTGTGACCGAAGTCACCACTATCATGAAGCAGATTGCATCTGCGTCGGAAGAGCAAAGCAAAGGCATTTCGCAGGTCGGCGTGGCCATCAGCCAGATGGACGGTGTCACCCAGCAAAACGCCTCGCTGGTGGAGCAAGTTTCCGCTGCGGCTTCTGCGCTGGAACGCCAGACGGAAGAACTGCAACGCTCCGTGCAAAAATTCCGCCTCTCGGCTCAGGAACCCCAGAACGTGGTCACTGCCGCACCGCTTAAAACGCCTGCGCGCGCAGCCGATACCCGTACAAGCACCCCGGACGACTGGGTTTCCTTCTGA
- a CDS encoding glyceraldehyde 3-phosphate reductase — MSWHPYTGRYENMQYRHCGKSGLRLPALSLGLWHSFGHVQPLDAQRALLRKAFDLGITHFDLANNYGPPAGSAEENFGRLLREDFAAYRDELIISTKAGYDMWPRPYGSGGSRKYLLASLDQSLKRMGVEYVDIFYSHRVDENTPMEETAAALAHAVQSGKALYVGISSYSTERTQTMAELLREWKIPLLIHQPSYNLLNRWVDKTGLLDALEANGTGCIAFTPLAQGLLTGKYLNGIPEGSRMQREGKKVRGLTEKMLTEANLTSLRLLNEMAHARGQTMAQMALSWLLKDERVTSVLIGASRPEQLEENVQALDNLRFTEDELERIDRHVADGELNLWQASSDK; from the coding sequence ATGTCCTGGCACCCTTACACCGGCCGCTATGAGAATATGCAATACCGCCACTGTGGAAAAAGTGGCCTGCGCCTGCCTGCGCTGTCGCTTGGTTTGTGGCATAGCTTTGGTCACGTCCAGCCTCTCGACGCCCAGCGTGCGCTGCTGCGTAAGGCCTTCGATCTCGGCATTACCCATTTCGACCTCGCCAATAACTACGGCCCACCGGCAGGTAGCGCAGAAGAGAATTTTGGCCGTCTGCTGCGGGAAGATTTTGCCGCATATCGCGACGAGCTGATTATCTCCACCAAAGCGGGCTACGATATGTGGCCAAGGCCGTACGGTTCAGGTGGTTCACGCAAATACCTGCTCGCCAGTCTCGACCAGAGCCTGAAGCGCATGGGCGTGGAGTATGTTGATATTTTCTATTCCCACCGCGTGGATGAAAACACGCCGATGGAAGAGACTGCCGCTGCGCTGGCGCACGCCGTGCAGAGCGGAAAAGCGCTGTATGTGGGTATTTCCTCCTACTCCACGGAACGCACGCAAACAATGGCTGAGCTGCTGCGGGAGTGGAAGATTCCGCTGCTTATCCACCAACCGTCCTACAACCTGCTAAACCGCTGGGTAGACAAAACCGGACTGCTGGATGCGCTGGAAGCAAACGGTACGGGCTGCATTGCGTTTACCCCACTGGCTCAGGGATTGCTTACCGGAAAATATCTGAACGGTATTCCTGAAGGTTCGCGTATGCAGCGCGAAGGTAAGAAGGTACGCGGCCTGACGGAAAAAATGCTGACTGAAGCTAACCTCACTAGCCTGCGTCTGCTGAATGAGATGGCGCATGCCCGTGGGCAGACAATGGCGCAGATGGCGCTGAGCTGGCTGCTGAAAGATGAGCGCGTGACGTCAGTGCTGATTGGTGCGAGTCGGCCGGAACAACTGGAAGAGAATGTTCAGGCGCTGGATAACCTGCGCTTTACCGAAGATGAGCTGGAACGGATTGATCGGCATGTTGCGGATGGCGAATTGAATTTATGGCAGGCGTCGTCGGATAAATAA
- a CDS encoding UPF0114 protein: protein MERFFENAMYASRWLLAPVYFGLSLALVALCIKFFQEIFHVLPDIFSIAEADLILVLLSLVGGLLVMVMFSGYENFVSQLDISEHKEKLSWLGKMDASSLKNKVAASIVAISSIHLLRVFMDAKNVPDNKLMWYVIIHLTFVLSAFAMGYLDKISKK, encoded by the coding sequence ATGGAACGCTTTTTTGAAAATGCAATGTACGCCTCACGCTGGCTATTGGCTCCCGTCTATTTTGGCCTTTCCCTGGCACTGGTCGCACTGTGCATTAAGTTCTTCCAGGAAATTTTTCACGTCTTGCCTGACATCTTTTCCATTGCCGAAGCGGATTTGATCCTGGTGCTGTTGTCGCTGGTGGGGGGATTACTGGTAATGGTGATGTTCTCTGGCTATGAGAACTTCGTCTCCCAGCTCGATATCTCTGAGCACAAAGAGAAGCTCAGCTGGCTGGGTAAAATGGATGCTTCGTCACTGAAAAATAAAGTGGCGGCTTCGATTGTGGCAATCTCTTCTATCCACTTGTTGCGCGTGTTTATGGATGCGAAGAATGTCCCGGATAATAAGCTGATGTGGTATGTGATTATCCATCTGACATTTGTGCTGTCGGCGTTTGCGATGGGGTATCTGGATAAGATCAGTAAGAAGTAA
- a CDS encoding biopolymer transport protein ExbD: MAMRLNEDLDDNGEMHEINVTPFIDVMLVLLIIFMVAAPLATVDVKVNLPASSSQPQPRPEKPVYLSVKADKSMFLGNDPVTDESVIPALEQLTGGKKDTTVFFRADKTVDYETMMKVMDTLHQAGYLKIGLVGEERAAAK, encoded by the coding sequence ATGGCAATGCGTCTTAATGAAGATCTGGACGATAACGGTGAAATGCATGAAATCAACGTGACGCCGTTTATCGACGTCATGCTGGTTCTGTTGATTATCTTCATGGTTGCTGCGCCGCTGGCGACGGTGGATGTGAAGGTGAATCTTCCCGCCTCCTCCAGCCAGCCGCAGCCGCGCCCGGAAAAGCCTGTCTATCTGTCGGTGAAAGCGGATAAATCCATGTTCCTGGGTAACGACCCGGTGACGGATGAATCGGTCATTCCGGCACTGGAGCAGCTTACCGGTGGTAAGAAAGACACCACCGTTTTCTTCCGCGCGGATAAAACCGTCGATTACGAAACCATGATGAAGGTAATGGACACGCTGCATCAGGCGGGGTATCTGAAGATTGGTCTGGTCGGTGAAGAGAGAGCGGCCGCGAAATAA
- a CDS encoding diguanylate cyclase, whose protein sequence is MSEQALKQQIQNLKKHNARLVRLARDARSKLNAALDGTGLCLWQLDVPTGKLIIYNRRWGSMLGYQPKELSAQFEVWREHLHQDDKQQVLEAFYDHLQGKTPFYEALHRMQNKNGTITWVLDRGRVSEWDAHGNPLKVTGTHIDMTKEKQYEEQLAQLANHDPLTGLANRHALVKHFATLKEHGPLCVAFIDLDDFKAVNDAFGHRSGDELLIQLSQRLRAGCPEGTIVGRLGGDEFVLLLPFPLASLLINSTAHNCLRAALQLFELDNGQAQVGASIGIDEVQPQDDFVNALRRADQSMYQIKHTGKNGVAIGTTLISVSRTGTDR, encoded by the coding sequence ATGTCAGAACAGGCGCTAAAACAACAGATCCAGAATCTGAAAAAGCATAACGCCCGGCTTGTCAGGCTGGCGCGTGACGCCCGCAGTAAACTCAACGCCGCGCTTGACGGCACAGGTCTGTGTTTGTGGCAGCTCGATGTGCCGACGGGAAAACTGATTATTTATAACCGTCGCTGGGGATCAATGCTCGGCTATCAGCCAAAAGAGCTGAGCGCACAATTTGAGGTCTGGCGCGAACATCTCCACCAGGATGATAAACAGCAGGTGCTGGAGGCGTTCTATGACCACCTGCAGGGGAAAACGCCTTTCTACGAAGCGTTGCATCGCATGCAGAATAAAAACGGCACTATCACCTGGGTGCTGGATCGCGGGCGCGTCAGCGAATGGGACGCGCACGGCAACCCGCTTAAGGTCACTGGCACACACATCGACATGACTAAAGAGAAGCAGTACGAGGAACAGCTCGCGCAGCTTGCCAACCACGATCCGCTCACCGGCCTTGCCAACCGCCATGCCTTAGTCAAACATTTCGCAACGCTCAAAGAGCACGGCCCGCTCTGCGTCGCGTTTATCGACCTGGATGATTTTAAAGCGGTTAATGATGCGTTCGGCCACCGCAGCGGCGATGAGCTGCTCATTCAGCTCAGCCAGCGCCTGCGCGCAGGCTGCCCGGAAGGGACGATTGTAGGACGCCTGGGCGGAGATGAATTTGTCTTACTGCTCCCCTTTCCCCTCGCCAGTTTGCTGATCAACAGCACGGCGCATAACTGCCTGCGCGCAGCACTGCAACTCTTCGAGCTGGATAACGGTCAGGCACAGGTCGGGGCATCAATTGGGATCGACGAAGTGCAGCCGCAGGATGATTTTGTGAACGCACTGCGGCGTGCGGATCAGTCGATGTACCAGATTAAACACACCGGTAAAAACGGTGTGGCGATTGGGACAACGCTGATTTCGGTTTCCCGCACGGGAACGGACAGGTGA
- a CDS encoding AraC family transcriptional regulator, protein MNREAICLQLTSQIKRLIDKEKMPDNLLPDIRLLYGTKPGTRTPVMYQPGIVFLFSGHKIGYINERVFRYDTNEYLLLTVPLPFECETFATEAVPLAGIRVNVDILQLQELLMEIGEDELFQPSMAASGINSATLSEEILCAIERLLDVMDRPLDARILGKQIVREILYHVLLGPGGGALLALVSRQTHFSLISRVLKRIESQYTENLSVDQLAAEANMSVSAFHHNFKSVTSTSPLQYLKTYRLHKARMLMIHDGMKASAAAMRVGYESASQFSREFKRYFGVTPGEDATRIRTIQGA, encoded by the coding sequence ATGAACCGTGAAGCGATCTGTCTTCAGCTAACTTCTCAGATTAAGAGGCTGATAGATAAAGAAAAGATGCCAGATAATCTGCTGCCAGATATTCGCCTGCTCTACGGGACGAAGCCCGGGACACGCACGCCGGTGATGTACCAGCCGGGCATCGTTTTTCTCTTTTCGGGCCATAAAATTGGCTATATCAATGAGCGTGTATTCCGTTATGACACCAACGAATACCTGCTGCTGACAGTACCTTTACCCTTTGAATGTGAAACTTTCGCGACAGAGGCGGTTCCACTGGCGGGTATTCGCGTTAATGTTGATATTCTCCAGCTGCAGGAACTGCTGATGGAGATTGGCGAAGATGAGCTTTTCCAGCCATCGATGGCGGCGAGCGGGATTAACTCGGCAACGTTATCGGAAGAGATCCTCTGCGCCATTGAGCGTCTGCTGGACGTGATGGACAGGCCGCTGGATGCCCGCATTCTTGGCAAGCAGATCGTTCGCGAAATTCTCTACCATGTACTGCTGGGGCCGGGGGGCGGTGCGTTACTGGCGCTGGTGAGCCGCCAGACGCATTTCAGCCTGATCAGCCGCGTCCTCAAGCGCATTGAAAGCCAGTACACGGAAAACCTGAGCGTTGACCAGCTGGCGGCAGAGGCCAACATGAGCGTTTCGGCGTTTCACCATAATTTTAAATCAGTGACCAGCACCTCGCCGCTGCAATATCTCAAAACCTACCGGCTGCATAAGGCACGCATGCTGATGATCCACGATGGCATGAAGGCCAGTGCCGCGGCAATGCGGGTGGGCTATGAAAGTGCGTCGCAGTTTAGTCGGGAGTTTAAGCGCTACTTCGGCGTTACGCCGGGGGAAGATGCCACGCGCATCAGAACCATACAGGGGGCTTAA
- a CDS encoding membrane protein, protein MAVIQDIIAALWQHDFAALADPHVIGIVYFVMFATLFLENGLLPASFLPGDSLLLLAGALIGKGVMDFTSTMVILTSAASLGCWLSYLQGRWLGNTRVVKSWLAQLPHKYHQRATCMFDRHGLLALLVGRFLAFVRTLLPTMAGISGLSNRRFQFFNWLSALLWVGVVTSLGFALNMIPFVKHHEDQVMTFLMILPMFLLVAGLVGTLIVVIKKKYCSA, encoded by the coding sequence ATGGCTGTTATTCAAGATATTATCGCAGCGCTCTGGCAACACGATTTTGCCGCGCTGGCAGACCCTCACGTCATAGGTATCGTCTATTTCGTGATGTTTGCGACCCTGTTCCTGGAAAATGGATTGCTGCCAGCCTCGTTTTTACCCGGCGATAGCCTGCTTTTGCTCGCCGGAGCGTTAATCGGTAAAGGTGTCATGGACTTCACGTCGACGATGGTGATCCTTACCTCTGCAGCCAGTCTGGGCTGCTGGCTGAGCTATTTGCAGGGCCGTTGGCTCGGAAACACGCGCGTCGTGAAAAGCTGGCTGGCGCAGTTGCCACATAAATATCATCAACGTGCGACCTGCATGTTTGACCGGCATGGCCTGCTGGCACTGCTGGTCGGGCGTTTTCTGGCATTTGTTCGCACCCTACTGCCAACAATGGCGGGCATCTCCGGCCTGTCTAATCGCCGCTTCCAGTTCTTCAACTGGCTGAGCGCCCTGCTGTGGGTTGGCGTCGTGACCTCACTCGGCTTCGCGCTGAATATGATCCCGTTTGTGAAACATCATGAAGACCAGGTCATGACCTTCCTGATGATTCTGCCGATGTTCCTGCTGGTTGCAGGGCTGGTCGGAACGCTGATTGTGGTGATTAAGAAGAAATACTGCAGCGCCTGA
- a CDS encoding RNA helicase, translated as MNSIFFTVITLLLLTAGVLLLMQEFNKTKVSKDASEPPQPELMTKEEGEDHFSVLMNSVTPVWYWRVNHEYIDFLHATIKRMKMSEINDTPGLFEAQRRCSDLNSAVYKYYDNIKKRCLNGEKVSYSDLDVLNLRQCFREFSLEAYPELVVLVWPEYARPEVNPDDV; from the coding sequence ATGAACAGTATTTTTTTTACGGTCATTACATTACTATTATTGACCGCTGGCGTTCTTTTATTGATGCAAGAGTTCAATAAAACAAAAGTGTCGAAAGACGCCAGTGAGCCCCCGCAACCTGAACTGATGACAAAAGAGGAAGGTGAAGACCATTTCTCCGTTTTGATGAACTCGGTGACGCCGGTTTGGTACTGGCGGGTGAACCATGAATATATCGATTTTCTGCACGCGACAATAAAGCGAATGAAGATGTCGGAAATTAATGACACGCCGGGTCTGTTTGAGGCGCAACGCCGCTGCAGCGACCTGAATTCTGCTGTCTATAAATATTATGACAATATCAAGAAGCGCTGTCTGAATGGTGAGAAAGTTTCGTATTCTGATTTAGACGTATTAAACCTGCGTCAATGTTTTCGTGAGTTCAGTCTGGAAGCCTACCCGGAGCTGGTGGTGCTGGTCTGGCCGGAGTACGCACGTCCAGAGGTAAACCCTGACGATGTGTAG
- a CDS encoding thiol:disulfide oxidoreductase, whose translation MKGCCRLHVAINQTEVALSYTAPFHYARIVKRFIYLLLHCLNTSLKRQANMSDNTYQPPKVWEWKKNNGGAFANINRPVSGATHEKVLPVGTHPLQLYSLGTPNGQKVTIMLEELLALGVTGAEYDAWLIRIGEGDQFSSGFVDVNPNSKIPALRDHSTTPPTRVFESGSILLYLAEKFGHFLPKDPAGRTETLNWLFWLQGAAPFLGGGFGHFYNYAPVKIEYAIDRFTMEAKRLFDVLDKQLARSRYVAGEEYTIADMAIWPWFGCVALGSVYNAAEFLDAEKYTNVQRWAKDVAHRPAVKRGRIVNRTNGELSEQLHERHAASDFDTHTEDKRQA comes from the coding sequence TTGAAAGGTTGTTGTCGTCTGCACGTTGCAATTAACCAGACAGAGGTGGCGTTATCATACACCGCCCCCTTCCATTACGCTCGCATCGTTAAACGGTTCATCTATCTCCTGCTACACTGCCTCAACACATCACTAAAAAGGCAGGCCAACATGTCAGACAACACTTACCAGCCACCGAAAGTGTGGGAGTGGAAAAAGAACAACGGCGGCGCGTTCGCCAATATCAACCGTCCAGTCTCCGGCGCGACACACGAGAAAGTCCTGCCAGTCGGCACGCACCCGCTGCAGCTCTATTCGCTGGGGACACCAAACGGCCAGAAAGTGACCATCATGCTCGAAGAACTCCTGGCGCTGGGCGTGACGGGAGCGGAGTACGATGCATGGTTGATCCGCATCGGCGAGGGCGATCAGTTCTCCAGCGGTTTTGTGGACGTGAACCCGAACTCGAAAATACCGGCACTGCGTGACCACTCCACAACCCCGCCAACGCGCGTGTTTGAATCCGGCAGTATTCTGCTTTACCTGGCAGAAAAATTTGGTCATTTCCTGCCCAAAGATCCGGCTGGCCGTACTGAAACCCTGAACTGGCTGTTCTGGTTGCAGGGCGCTGCGCCTTTCCTCGGCGGCGGATTCGGCCACTTCTATAACTATGCGCCGGTGAAGATTGAGTACGCAATTGACCGCTTTACGATGGAAGCCAAACGCCTGTTCGATGTGCTGGATAAGCAACTGGCACGCAGTCGTTACGTGGCAGGTGAGGAATATACCATCGCCGATATGGCTATCTGGCCGTGGTTTGGCTGCGTGGCGCTTGGCAGTGTCTATAACGCCGCCGAGTTTCTGGATGCAGAGAAGTACACCAACGTACAGCGCTGGGCCAAAGACGTAGCGCACCGCCCTGCGGTGAAGCGCGGGCGCATCGTTAACCGCACCAACGGTGAGCTAAGCGAGCAGCTACATGAACGCCATGCGGCGAGCGACTTCGATACCCATACCGAAGACAAACGTCAGGCGTAA
- a CDS encoding biopolymer transporter ExbB, whose amino-acid sequence MGNNLMQADLSVWGMYQHADIVVKIVMIGLILASVVTWAIFFSKSAELLAQKRRLKREQQQLAEARSLDQASDITSSFHPKSLTTLLVNEAQNELELSAGSEDNEGIKDRTGFRLERRVAAVGRHMGRGNGYLATIGAISPFIGLFGTVWGIMNSFIGIAQTQTTNLAVVAPGIAEALLATAIGLVAAIPAVVIYNIFARMIGSYKATLGDVAAQVLLLQSRDLDLNASAAKPVHAASKLRAG is encoded by the coding sequence GTGGGTAATAATTTGATGCAGGCGGATCTCTCCGTCTGGGGCATGTATCAGCATGCTGACATCGTGGTTAAGATTGTGATGATCGGCCTGATTCTGGCGTCCGTTGTCACCTGGGCTATTTTCTTCAGCAAGAGTGCCGAGCTTCTCGCGCAGAAGCGTCGCCTCAAGCGCGAGCAACAGCAGCTGGCCGAAGCCCGCTCTCTGGATCAGGCTTCTGATATAACCTCATCCTTCCACCCGAAAAGCCTGACCACTCTGTTAGTTAACGAAGCGCAGAACGAGCTGGAACTTTCCGCAGGCAGTGAAGATAACGAAGGTATTAAAGATCGTACTGGTTTCCGTCTGGAACGTCGCGTTGCAGCCGTGGGTCGTCACATGGGCCGTGGTAATGGTTATCTGGCAACTATCGGTGCGATTTCTCCGTTTATCGGCTTGTTTGGTACGGTCTGGGGCATCATGAACAGCTTTATCGGCATTGCGCAGACTCAAACGACAAACCTGGCCGTGGTGGCACCGGGTATCGCCGAAGCGCTACTGGCGACGGCTATCGGTCTGGTTGCGGCAATTCCGGCAGTGGTTATCTATAACATCTTCGCGCGTATGATTGGTAGCTACAAGGCGACTCTCGGTGACGTCGCCGCGCAGGTTTTGCTGCTGCAAAGCCGTGATCTTGACCTGAATGCCAGCGCTGCTAAACCGGTACACGCTGCGTCCAAACTGCGCGCAGGTTAA
- a CDS encoding cystathionine beta-lyase: MTKKHLDTTLVQAGRSKKYTLGSVNSVIQRASSLVFDTVEDKKIATRNRASGGLFYGRRGTLTHFSLQEAMCELEGGAGCALFPCGAAAVANTILAFVEQGDHILMTNTAYEPSQDFCTKILSKLGVTTSWFDPLIGEGIAELIQPNTRIVFLESPGSITMEVHDVPAIVKAVRSKAPEAIIMIDNTWAAGVLFKALEFDIDISIQAATKYLIGHSDGMIGTAVSNARCWDQLRENAYLMGQMVDADTAYMTSRGIRTLGVRLRQHHESSLKVAEWLAQHPQVERVNHPALPGSKGHEFWQRDFTGSSGLFSFVLKKRLNNDELAQYLDNFTLFSMAYSWGGFESLILPNQPEQIAALRPGGEVDFSGTLIRLHIGLENVDDLIADLSAGFERIV, from the coding sequence ATGACAAAGAAGCATCTTGATACCACGCTGGTACAGGCCGGGCGCAGTAAAAAATACACACTGGGATCGGTCAACAGCGTGATTCAACGCGCCTCCTCGCTGGTGTTTGATACCGTTGAGGACAAGAAAATTGCCACGCGTAACCGCGCCAGCGGTGGGCTGTTTTATGGCCGTCGTGGCACGCTAACCCATTTTTCATTGCAGGAAGCCATGTGCGAGCTGGAAGGTGGCGCGGGCTGCGCCTTGTTCCCGTGCGGTGCAGCAGCGGTGGCCAATACCATTCTGGCGTTTGTCGAACAGGGTGACCATATCCTGATGACCAACACCGCCTATGAGCCAAGCCAGGATTTCTGTACCAAAATCCTCAGCAAGCTCGGCGTGACGACCAGCTGGTTTGATCCGCTGATTGGTGAGGGTATCGCAGAACTTATTCAGCCAAACACACGCATCGTATTCCTGGAATCCCCGGGTTCTATCACGATGGAAGTGCATGACGTTCCTGCCATCGTGAAAGCCGTGCGCAGCAAAGCACCGGAAGCGATCATCATGATCGACAACACCTGGGCGGCGGGCGTGCTGTTTAAAGCGCTGGAATTCGACATTGATATCTCTATTCAGGCGGCAACGAAATACCTGATTGGTCACTCCGACGGCATGATTGGCACGGCAGTGTCCAACGCCCGTTGCTGGGATCAACTGCGCGAAAATGCCTATCTGATGGGTCAGATGGTCGATGCCGATACCGCCTACATGACCAGCCGCGGTATTCGTACTTTGGGTGTGCGTTTGCGTCAGCACCATGAAAGCAGCCTGAAGGTGGCCGAGTGGCTGGCACAGCATCCTCAGGTTGAACGGGTCAACCATCCGGCGCTCCCGGGCAGCAAAGGCCATGAATTCTGGCAACGTGACTTTACAGGTAGCAGCGGGCTGTTCTCATTTGTTCTTAAAAAAAGGCTGAATAATGACGAGCTGGCCCAGTATCTGGATAATTTTACCCTCTTCAGCATGGCCTACTCGTGGGGCGGGTTTGAATCCCTGATCTTGCCTAACCAGCCAGAACAGATCGCAGCCCTGCGTCCGGGTGGCGAAGTGGATTTCAGCGGAACACTGATCCGTCTGCATATTGGTTTAGAAAATGTGGACGATTTAATTGCGGATTTGTCGGCAGGATTTGAGCGTATCGTGTAA